The following are encoded in a window of Novosphingobium sp. ZN18A2 genomic DNA:
- a CDS encoding DUF3168 domain-containing protein, with protein sequence MEIPFRAVLLDWLSTDAALPDALNTISEEAPSRSALPWLAISASSSTGWGTKDVAGREVRIALELHTRGDTSLADAALVAAIERRIEGLPADQSAAGFRIASLVFTRARAEQRGEASRAMLLEYRARLLAA encoded by the coding sequence ATGGAGATACCCTTCCGCGCGGTCCTGCTGGACTGGCTATCCACCGATGCCGCCCTGCCGGACGCGCTCAACACCATTTCGGAAGAAGCGCCGTCGCGCAGCGCTCTGCCGTGGCTGGCGATCTCCGCCAGTTCGTCAACCGGCTGGGGCACCAAGGACGTGGCGGGCCGCGAAGTGCGCATCGCGCTGGAACTTCACACGCGCGGCGACACGTCCCTTGCCGACGCGGCTCTGGTCGCCGCGATAGAGCGGCGCATCGAAGGCCTGCCCGCCGACCAGTCGGCAGCCGGGTTCCGCATCGCCAGCCTCGTCTTCACCCGCGCCCGCGCAGAACAGCGCGGCGAGGCATCGCGCGCGATGCTGCTTGAATACCGTGCGCGCCTGCTCGCCGCATGA
- a CDS encoding phage major tail protein, TP901-1 family — protein MAAQKGSAFLLKISDGAVPPAYQTVAGLRTTQMSINGDAVVITSKDSGGWRELLSGAGTRSVSVSAAGIFLGSAAEAQIRACALDGSIAGYQLAFEDGEKMQGRFLVQRLDYAGDFNGERNYTLTLESSGEVAAA, from the coding sequence ATGGCTGCCCAGAAAGGCTCTGCCTTCCTGCTCAAGATTTCAGACGGCGCCGTGCCGCCCGCGTACCAGACCGTGGCGGGCCTTCGCACCACGCAGATGTCGATCAACGGCGATGCCGTGGTGATTACCAGCAAGGATTCGGGCGGATGGCGCGAATTGCTGTCGGGCGCGGGCACGCGATCGGTTTCGGTCAGCGCGGCGGGTATATTCCTCGGTTCCGCCGCCGAAGCGCAGATCCGCGCATGCGCGTTGGACGGCTCGATCGCCGGATACCAGCTCGCCTTTGAAGACGGTGAGAAGATGCAGGGCCGGTTCCTGGTGCAGCGGCTGGACTATGCCGGGGACTTCAATGGCGAGCGCAACTATACCTTGACGCTGGAAAGTTCAGGCGAGGTAGCGGCGGCATGA
- a CDS encoding gene transfer agent family protein: MTAGQSGHERPNPHRGEAALVLDGTTYRLRPTFAALVDAEQELGPLFSLVERASAGELRLSEMVALFWHCLADGHGLSRAGFADAVVRGGLAGATPALRTLMTQVLKGGA; this comes from the coding sequence ATGACCGCTGGCCAATCCGGGCACGAACGGCCCAACCCGCATCGCGGCGAAGCGGCGCTGGTTCTGGACGGGACCACGTACCGCTTGCGCCCCACGTTCGCCGCGCTGGTCGATGCCGAACAGGAACTTGGTCCGCTGTTCTCGCTGGTCGAACGGGCAAGCGCGGGCGAATTGCGCCTTTCGGAAATGGTCGCGCTGTTCTGGCACTGCCTGGCGGACGGACATGGGCTTTCGCGCGCCGGATTTGCCGACGCGGTGGTGCGCGGGGGACTGGCGGGTGCGACGCCCGCCCTGCGAACGCTGATGACGCAAGTGCTGAAGGGCGGCGCGTGA
- a CDS encoding phage tail assembly chaperone, with amino-acid sequence MPFGAAAARLCGQAALLLGWRPAEFWAATPEELGCILSAHAPDRGESMDRRTLDKMMERESDG; translated from the coding sequence CTGCCGTTCGGCGCCGCCGCCGCGCGGCTGTGCGGACAGGCGGCGCTGCTGCTTGGCTGGCGGCCCGCCGAATTCTGGGCCGCAACGCCCGAAGAGCTTGGCTGCATCCTGTCCGCCCACGCCCCGGACCGGGGCGAAAGCATGGACCGGCGGACGCTGGACAAGATGATGGAGCGCGAAAGCGATGGATGA
- a CDS encoding tail tape measure protein → MDELDTLVIGVRADTQGFTSDVQAMRGSFDSILVDGFSRAGNTLERGLTAAIRKGSLGFEDLRRVALGVLGDIASRAVSAGLGSLGLGSMTGAGGVAGGLGALAGSILGLPGRATGGPVTPGRGYVVGERGPELFVPTSAGRVEAGAPTAAARNVNVAIKVVAPAGSSTPESLKRSSRQVAQAVRRALAEY, encoded by the coding sequence ATGGATGAACTCGATACCCTGGTGATCGGTGTGCGCGCCGATACGCAGGGCTTCACTTCGGACGTGCAGGCGATGCGCGGCAGTTTCGATTCGATCCTGGTCGACGGTTTCTCGCGCGCCGGCAACACGCTTGAACGCGGCCTGACGGCGGCAATCCGCAAGGGCAGCCTCGGCTTCGAGGACTTGCGCCGCGTGGCGCTTGGCGTGCTGGGCGACATTGCATCGCGGGCGGTTTCGGCCGGTCTTGGTTCGTTGGGGTTGGGATCGATGACCGGAGCGGGCGGCGTCGCCGGCGGCCTTGGCGCGCTGGCCGGCTCTATCCTCGGCCTGCCGGGCCGCGCGACGGGCGGACCGGTTACACCCGGTCGCGGATACGTGGTGGGCGAACGCGGGCCGGAACTGTTCGTGCCCACGTCTGCGGGCCGCGTGGAAGCGGGCGCGCCCACCGCCGCCGCGCGCAACGTGAACGTGGCGATCAAGGTGGTGGCGCCGGCAGGCTCCTCCACGCCCGAAAGCCTTAAGCGGTCCAGCCGCCAGGTCGCGCAGGCGGTTCGCCGCGCGCTCGCCGAGTATTGA
- a CDS encoding DUF2460 domain-containing protein yields MAFWLADTRTVQQADAIQRFDPRFWTVDFPRPAMAALTTTAPDALRVDAIFRSAGDIVGLIWESEDRWDHPLLSYETVRDYSRLTLSFRWRSSGVIALDAVNGPTLTIEGRDAAGQPRSWYVRLWNYAQGSAEDALVSLPFSALDGGFLLPGEADPVHPGDIDRMFISLVAPGFVPGSDSAFPAECQSWAELSDIRCEGHAPMLEIGDVMVLPHGLAMATGYDDAYNQAPARLLRQIRGLGYRGTINHYIGMSHFFPLAPDGAGGFAVDPALTPVNAASEAWHRDFLDRAKAAGFDVILSQSYEVLAQHCPTTWQQRDSDGNAARTGWTPPSALLSPANTDATGWLASLAGTLAGWLADAGLPVRWQVGEPWWWITPDRRICLYDDAARTAFGGSPPVIADLGQPLTPGQRDLLDQAGALLSASTAALCATVRETAGAAGAETLLLAYLPTVLDPAMPDARRANLPAGWASPAFDVLQTEDYGWVTAGADALRKTGREAIEARLGYPRDRQHYLSGFVLSADDAEKHWPRIDAAASEARRLGVAQTFIWALPQVARDGFTRLPSLKDNAMQAFDDVLFPVALGSRASVTPEFSTSVTVSASGFERRNSLWTDARLRFDAGPGIRSEVELGELIAFFRARRGQARGFRLRDPSDFSSCAMTGTPGPIDQSIGIGDGATARFELAKLYGEGADAQRRRITRPRAESVQVSVDGVPTDGFVLEPLGVIAFDTPPPDGAAIRAGFLFDVPVRFAEDTLDIAGTVFAAGEAPSVPLVELREDA; encoded by the coding sequence ATGGCATTCTGGCTGGCCGATACGCGCACCGTCCAGCAGGCGGACGCGATCCAGCGCTTCGACCCGCGCTTCTGGACGGTCGATTTCCCGCGTCCGGCCATGGCCGCGCTGACCACGACCGCACCCGACGCGCTGCGCGTCGACGCGATATTCCGCTCGGCCGGAGACATCGTCGGCCTGATCTGGGAAAGCGAGGACCGGTGGGACCATCCGCTGCTGTCCTATGAGACCGTGCGCGACTATTCGCGCCTCACGCTTTCGTTTCGCTGGCGTTCGTCGGGCGTGATCGCGCTCGACGCGGTGAACGGCCCGACATTGACCATAGAGGGCCGCGATGCGGCGGGCCAGCCGCGCAGCTGGTATGTGCGTTTGTGGAACTATGCGCAGGGATCGGCCGAAGACGCGCTGGTTTCCCTGCCGTTTTCGGCGCTGGACGGCGGGTTCCTGCTGCCGGGCGAGGCCGATCCCGTCCACCCCGGGGATATCGACCGGATGTTCATATCGCTTGTCGCGCCGGGGTTCGTTCCAGGGTCGGACAGCGCTTTTCCGGCTGAATGCCAAAGCTGGGCCGAATTGTCGGACATCCGCTGCGAAGGCCATGCGCCCATGCTGGAAATCGGCGACGTGATGGTGCTGCCGCACGGGCTTGCGATGGCGACCGGGTATGACGACGCCTATAATCAGGCGCCGGCACGCCTGCTGCGCCAGATCCGCGGCCTCGGCTATCGCGGGACGATCAACCATTACATCGGCATGAGCCACTTCTTCCCGCTGGCACCTGACGGAGCGGGCGGCTTCGCGGTCGATCCCGCACTTACGCCGGTCAATGCCGCAAGCGAGGCGTGGCACCGCGACTTCCTCGACCGCGCCAAAGCGGCGGGCTTCGACGTTATCCTCTCGCAGTCTTACGAAGTGCTGGCGCAACATTGCCCCACGACGTGGCAACAGCGCGACAGCGATGGCAACGCGGCACGCACCGGCTGGACCCCGCCATCCGCATTGCTTTCCCCTGCCAATACCGATGCGACGGGCTGGCTGGCCAGTCTTGCCGGAACGCTTGCGGGGTGGCTTGCCGATGCGGGCCTGCCGGTGCGCTGGCAGGTTGGCGAACCGTGGTGGTGGATCACGCCCGACCGCAGGATATGCCTATACGACGATGCGGCACGAACCGCGTTTGGCGGAAGCCCGCCCGTCATCGCCGACCTTGGTCAGCCGCTGACGCCCGGCCAGCGCGATCTTCTCGATCAGGCAGGCGCGCTTCTTTCCGCATCGACCGCCGCGCTTTGCGCCACCGTGCGCGAGACGGCGGGAGCAGCGGGGGCGGAAACGCTTCTGCTCGCCTACCTGCCGACCGTGCTCGACCCGGCGATGCCCGACGCGCGGCGCGCCAACCTGCCAGCCGGATGGGCCTCCCCCGCGTTCGACGTGCTCCAGACAGAGGATTACGGCTGGGTTACCGCAGGTGCCGATGCACTGCGCAAGACGGGGCGCGAGGCGATAGAGGCGCGGCTGGGCTATCCGCGCGACCGGCAGCACTATCTGTCCGGCTTCGTGCTTTCCGCGGACGATGCCGAAAAGCACTGGCCGCGCATCGATGCCGCCGCCAGCGAAGCGCGCCGCCTGGGTGTGGCGCAGACCTTTATCTGGGCCTTGCCGCAAGTCGCACGTGACGGCTTTACCCGCCTGCCATCCTTAAAGGACAACGCCATGCAAGCCTTCGACGATGTGCTGTTTCCGGTCGCGCTGGGAAGCAGGGCCTCCGTGACGCCCGAATTTTCAACCAGCGTCACAGTGTCCGCTTCGGGGTTCGAACGGCGCAACAGCCTGTGGACCGATGCCCGTCTGCGTTTCGATGCCGGGCCGGGCATCCGGTCTGAGGTAGAACTGGGTGAACTCATCGCCTTCTTCCGCGCGCGGCGCGGCCAGGCGCGCGGATTCCGCCTGCGCGACCCGTCCGATTTCAGCTCCTGTGCGATGACGGGGACGCCCGGCCCGATCGACCAGTCAATCGGCATTGGCGACGGCGCGACCGCACGCTTCGAACTGGCCAAGCTCTATGGCGAAGGCGCCGACGCGCAACGCCGCCGCATTACGCGGCCAAGGGCGGAATCGGTGCAGGTAAGCGTTGACGGCGTCCCGACGGATGGCTTCGTGCTGGAACCGCTGGGCGTGATCGCATTCGATACGCCGCCGCCCGATGGTGCGGCCATACGGGCGGGCTTCCTGTTCGATGTGCCGGTGCGCTTCGCGGAAGACACGCTGGACATCGCGGGGACGGTTTTCGCGGCGGGCGAAGCGCCCAGCGTGCCGCTGGTCGAACTGCGCGAGGATGCCTGA
- a CDS encoding DUF2163 domain-containing protein: MARQWLSRELETVATWWRIERTDGVALGFTSHDRDLYVSGIVLRAAPGMVPSAVRLTGGLDADSADITGALTHDAISKADLDSGRYDGARIAMGLVDWESLETLQIYAGTIGSVGREGAGFSAQLRSAKTALEREIVPRTAPTCRAEFCAGGCTLSAGRFTHEGRLASVSDDRSAVTVTAQIEANLLEFGTLRWVDGPEAGMTRRIEAVSGDVLMLDRPVEAGATPGARLILREGCDHTLETCGARFGNAANFQGEPFLPGNDLLTRYPSPAA; encoded by the coding sequence ATGGCGCGGCAGTGGCTTTCCCGGGAGCTTGAAACCGTCGCAACGTGGTGGCGCATCGAACGGACCGACGGCGTTGCGCTCGGCTTCACCAGCCACGACCGCGACCTGTATGTTTCGGGAATCGTCCTGCGCGCCGCACCGGGCATGGTGCCAAGCGCGGTGCGCCTGACCGGCGGGCTGGACGCGGACAGCGCCGATATAACCGGCGCGCTGACCCACGATGCGATCTCCAAAGCCGATCTCGATTCGGGCCGATACGACGGCGCGCGCATCGCGATGGGGCTGGTGGACTGGGAATCGCTGGAAACCTTGCAGATATATGCAGGAACGATCGGTTCGGTCGGGCGCGAAGGTGCCGGATTTTCAGCACAGTTGCGTTCGGCCAAGACCGCGCTCGAACGCGAGATCGTGCCCCGGACCGCACCGACCTGCCGGGCCGAGTTCTGCGCAGGCGGCTGCACGCTTTCGGCCGGGCGCTTCACGCACGAAGGGCGCCTGGCCTCCGTCTCGGACGACAGGTCGGCCGTTACCGTTACAGCGCAGATCGAAGCGAACCTGCTCGAATTCGGCACGCTGCGTTGGGTGGACGGCCCCGAAGCGGGAATGACCCGCCGGATAGAGGCCGTCTCGGGTGACGTGCTGATGCTCGACAGGCCGGTTGAAGCAGGCGCCACGCCGGGCGCACGCCTGATCCTGCGGGAAGGTTGCGATCACACGCTGGAAACCTGCGGCGCGCGTTTCGGCAATGCCGCGAATTTCCAGGGCGAACCGTTCCTGCCCGGCAACGACCTGCTGACCCGCTATCCTTCGCCCGCCGCATGA
- a CDS encoding peptidoglycan endopeptidase, translating to MNPALAEAALGLVGTPFRLHGRDPSIGLDCVGLVGEAMRRAGFDPSLPEGYRLRVQSVARWLRLAATSGLVPVARDGDVILLRTHPLQPHLAVIVPGGIVHAHAGLGRTTFLPGPIPWPVERRWRAAPAETIQTETRRQWLR from the coding sequence ATGAATCCGGCACTTGCCGAGGCCGCGCTCGGCCTGGTCGGCACACCGTTCCGGCTGCACGGGCGCGATCCGTCCATCGGTCTCGATTGCGTGGGACTGGTTGGCGAAGCCATGCGACGCGCGGGCTTCGATCCCAGCCTTCCCGAAGGCTATCGCCTGCGCGTGCAATCGGTGGCGCGATGGCTTCGCCTTGCCGCAACCAGCGGGCTGGTTCCCGTGGCCCGGGACGGCGACGTGATCCTGCTGCGCACGCATCCGTTGCAGCCCCACCTTGCCGTGATCGTGCCGGGCGGCATCGTCCACGCCCATGCCGGGCTTGGCCGGACGACATTCCTGCCCGGCCCGATCCCCTGGCCGGTTGAGCGCCGCTGGCGGGCCGCACCGGCCGAAACGATCCAAACGGAGACCCGACGACAATGGCTACGCTGA
- a CDS encoding phage tail protein, with protein sequence MATLILSAVGTAIGGPVGGAIGALIGRQVDSAIIGAPHREGPRLKDLAVQTSSYGAPLPLHFGRMRAAGTVIWATELVEHSERQGGGKGRPSVTAYSYTASFAVALASRPIARIGRVWADGNLLRGEAGDLKAGGTMRVHTGHGDQRVDPLIVQAEGAANCPAFRHTAYAVFEDLELADFGNRLPSLTFEVFADDDDCTLARIVRAIAPQVDCENMDAAIAGFTIDSGRAVDTLSTLSNAFALAVALDGNRIAVSMAGASANTLPMLDMPVAGGAQADTVQQTGWSRQRSPLPEARQAGLRYYDPARDYQPGLQRSPGRAAPGDLAVIDLPAAMSAAKARTLAGTVARRAAYPADRIRYRVGTIDPAIRPGACVRLPVAAGTWQVDSWEWQAGGVMLDLRAVPGNAGSGKSIADPGRANLPLDEPVPPTVLDAFEVPWDGTGGGNAPSLFAAASAVSAAWRGAALFAQQSADSLVPLGSTGRQRAITGTALGALPASSPLLLDRSSRLVVRLSAVDLDLAPTDLAGLVRGGNRAMIGDEIVQFARCEPLGDGCFALSGLLRGRGGTEWAIGNHQSGDPFVLLDNALVPLDPAAVGEATVATILATGLGDGNPAQSAIRSAGATLRPLAPVHGKAAKAPDGSLHASWIRRARGAWGWPDYADLPLNETREIWDIAFGDPAAPLARWRTAEAVLDLSPETAQPLLGSEAPRRLTIRQIGSVSASHPLTIEIAA encoded by the coding sequence ATGGCTACGCTGATCCTTTCCGCCGTCGGCACGGCGATCGGTGGCCCGGTTGGCGGCGCGATCGGCGCGCTGATCGGGCGCCAGGTCGACAGTGCAATCATCGGTGCGCCCCATCGCGAAGGACCGCGCCTGAAAGACCTTGCCGTGCAGACGTCAAGCTATGGCGCGCCCCTGCCGCTCCATTTCGGCAGGATGCGGGCTGCGGGCACCGTGATCTGGGCAACCGAACTGGTGGAGCACAGCGAACGGCAGGGCGGTGGCAAGGGCCGCCCTTCGGTTACGGCCTACAGCTATACCGCATCATTCGCGGTAGCCCTTGCCAGCCGGCCGATCGCACGGATCGGGCGCGTCTGGGCCGATGGCAACCTGCTGCGCGGCGAAGCGGGCGACCTGAAAGCGGGCGGAACCATGCGGGTTCATACCGGCCATGGCGACCAGCGCGTGGACCCGCTCATCGTGCAAGCCGAAGGTGCGGCGAACTGTCCTGCCTTCCGTCATACGGCCTATGCCGTGTTCGAAGACCTGGAACTGGCGGATTTCGGGAACAGGCTTCCGTCCCTGACATTCGAGGTTTTCGCCGACGACGACGATTGTACGCTTGCCCGGATCGTGCGAGCCATCGCACCCCAGGTCGATTGCGAGAACATGGACGCGGCAATTGCGGGCTTCACCATCGATTCCGGCCGCGCAGTGGACACGCTTTCAACCCTTTCGAACGCATTTGCGCTGGCCGTGGCGCTGGATGGCAACCGCATCGCCGTGTCGATGGCAGGCGCGTCCGCGAATACCCTGCCGATGCTGGACATGCCCGTGGCCGGCGGTGCGCAAGCCGACACCGTGCAGCAGACGGGCTGGAGCAGGCAGCGCAGCCCGCTGCCCGAAGCGCGGCAGGCGGGGCTTCGCTATTACGATCCGGCGCGCGACTACCAGCCCGGCCTCCAGCGAAGCCCGGGGCGCGCGGCGCCAGGCGATCTTGCCGTCATCGATCTGCCCGCAGCCATGTCCGCGGCGAAGGCACGCACACTTGCCGGCACGGTTGCCCGGCGCGCGGCATACCCGGCAGACCGCATCCGCTATCGCGTCGGCACCATAGACCCGGCAATCCGCCCCGGAGCATGCGTTCGCCTGCCGGTTGCCGCCGGAACCTGGCAAGTGGATAGCTGGGAATGGCAAGCAGGCGGGGTAATGCTCGATCTGCGGGCCGTGCCGGGCAACGCCGGTTCCGGCAAATCCATCGCCGATCCGGGTCGCGCCAACCTGCCGTTGGACGAACCCGTCCCGCCCACCGTGCTCGACGCGTTCGAGGTTCCGTGGGACGGAACCGGCGGAGGCAACGCCCCGTCCCTTTTCGCGGCAGCCAGCGCCGTTTCCGCAGCCTGGCGCGGTGCAGCGTTGTTCGCGCAGCAATCGGCGGACAGCCTGGTGCCCCTTGGTTCGACCGGAAGGCAACGCGCAATAACGGGCACCGCGCTCGGCGCATTGCCTGCTTCGTCGCCGCTCCTCCTCGACCGGTCGAGCCGTCTTGTCGTCCGGCTTTCCGCCGTGGATCTCGATCTGGCGCCAACGGATCTGGCCGGGCTGGTGCGGGGCGGCAACCGTGCGATGATCGGCGATGAAATCGTCCAGTTCGCCCGGTGCGAACCGCTTGGCGACGGTTGCTTCGCGCTTTCGGGCCTGCTGCGCGGCCGGGGCGGAACCGAATGGGCCATCGGCAACCACCAGTCGGGCGATCCTTTCGTGCTGCTCGACAATGCGCTTGTGCCGCTCGATCCGGCGGCAGTAGGGGAAGCGACCGTCGCTACGATCCTTGCAACCGGGCTGGGTGACGGAAACCCCGCGCAAAGCGCGATCCGGTCGGCGGGCGCAACGCTCCGCCCGCTGGCCCCGGTCCACGGCAAGGCAGCCAAAGCGCCTGACGGCAGCCTGCATGCCAGCTGGATACGGCGCGCGCGCGGCGCATGGGGCTGGCCCGACTACGCGGACCTGCCGCTGAACGAAACAAGAGAAATCTGGGATATCGCGTTCGGCGATCCGGCTGCACCGCTGGCGCGCTGGCGAACGGCCGAAGCGGTTCTGGATCTCTCGCCGGAAACGGCCCAGCCCCTTCTCGGGAGCGAAGCGCCGCGCCGCCTGACCATCCGCCAGATCGGCAGCGTCAGTGCATCGCACCCGCTGACGATCGAGATTGCAGCCTGA
- a CDS encoding DUF2793 domain-containing protein yields MSDPLAFPEITPRYSLPMLFAGQAQKEVTVNEALSCMDTLLHAAIAGESATPPANPSPGETWLVASGGTGLWASHDGDLAAWTDGGWRFTAPKPGMRVFDITLGMFRHYHQSWTETAAPAGPQGGDVVDSQARQAIADLVATLCNAGIFSSG; encoded by the coding sequence ATGTCCGATCCGCTTGCCTTCCCCGAAATCACACCGCGTTACAGCCTGCCGATGCTATTTGCCGGCCAGGCGCAGAAGGAAGTTACCGTAAACGAAGCGCTTTCCTGCATGGATACCCTGCTCCATGCAGCCATCGCGGGAGAAAGCGCGACCCCGCCGGCAAATCCGTCTCCCGGCGAAACTTGGCTTGTCGCCAGCGGAGGCACGGGCCTCTGGGCGAGCCACGATGGCGATCTGGCAGCGTGGACCGACGGGGGGTGGCGCTTCACCGCGCCGAAGCCTGGAATGCGTGTCTTCGACATCACGCTTGGAATGTTCCGGCATTACCATCAGAGCTGGACAGAAACCGCCGCTCCCGCCGGCCCGCAAGGCGGCGACGTAGTGGATTCACAAGCTCGCCAGGCGATTGCGGACCTTGTTGCAACCCTGTGCAATGCAGGAATTTTTTCAAGCGGGTAA
- a CDS encoding OmpA family protein → MRKLVLGLAVASTAMATPALARDKSWYVEADGGGMLVENIDLDIGSLPKAGTLDTKAGYDVGGIVGYDFGGFRLETEASYRRAHLSSYHYNDQSGANYANGNGADGGTSALSFMANGLLDFGPDDGLQGFVGGGVGVARVKLQKATPIDANINDSDTGFAWQALAGIRVPVSDHVDVGLKYRFFNVQDVNVVDDYGRNVAGTFRSHSLLATVAYNFGGPAAPPPPPPPPPPPPPPPPPPPPPPPPPPAPVCNKGPYIVFFDWDKSDITPEAATILDNAVTAYGNCDNVPIMLAGYTDRSGTVKYNMGLSERRNASVRAYLTSHGVPDGAITSQAFGESNPRVPTADGVRELQNRRVEITYGPGSGM, encoded by the coding sequence ATGCGGAAACTGGTCCTAGGCTTAGCTGTGGCTTCTACAGCCATGGCAACGCCGGCTTTGGCCCGCGACAAGTCATGGTATGTCGAAGCCGATGGCGGCGGCATGCTGGTCGAGAATATCGATCTCGACATCGGCTCGCTTCCCAAGGCAGGCACGCTCGATACGAAGGCCGGCTATGACGTTGGCGGCATTGTAGGTTATGACTTCGGAGGTTTCCGCTTGGAAACCGAAGCAAGTTATCGCCGTGCGCATCTGTCCTCCTACCATTATAATGATCAGTCGGGCGCAAACTATGCGAACGGCAACGGTGCGGACGGCGGGACGAGTGCGCTTAGCTTCATGGCCAACGGTCTGCTGGACTTCGGTCCAGACGACGGCCTTCAGGGATTTGTTGGCGGTGGCGTCGGCGTTGCCCGCGTGAAGCTCCAGAAAGCCACGCCGATCGACGCCAACATCAACGATTCGGATACGGGCTTCGCGTGGCAGGCACTCGCCGGGATTCGCGTCCCCGTGAGCGACCATGTCGACGTCGGGCTGAAGTATCGCTTCTTCAATGTTCAGGACGTGAACGTCGTTGACGATTACGGCCGCAATGTGGCCGGTACGTTCCGCTCGCACTCGCTGCTGGCGACTGTGGCGTATAACTTCGGTGGCCCGGCTGCTCCGCCGCCGCCCCCGCCGCCCCCGCCGCCCCCGCCGCCGCCTCCTCCGCCCCCGCCGCCTCCGCCGCCGCCTCCGCCGGCTCCGGTGTGCAACAAGGGTCCGTACATCGTGTTCTTCGACTGGGATAAGTCGGACATCACGCCTGAGGCTGCAACGATCCTCGACAACGCGGTCACGGCCTATGGCAACTGCGACAACGTGCCGATCATGCTCGCTGGCTACACCGACCGTTCGGGTACGGTGAAGTACAACATGGGCCTGTCGGAACGCCGCAACGCCTCGGTCCGCGCGTACCTGACCTCGCACGGCGTGCCGGATGGTGCCATCACCAGCCAGGCCTTCGGTGAGAGCAACCCGCGCGTCCCGACTGCGGACGGCGTGCGCGAACTGCAGAACCGCCGCGTGGAAATCACGTACGGTCCGGGTTCGGGCATGTAA
- a CDS encoding superoxide dismutase family protein: MRKPNGFILALAATPLFAACATIGGPRTEQVAAAGLLTANGTSVGEARFMRTGDRLEMLVSAYGLPPGPHGIHLHTTGSCVAPGFTSAGGHLNPGGSRHGMNNPRGRHLGDLPNLEVGHDGSGRLTVPLPGPADAIEADLFDADGTAVVIHAGPDDYRTDPSGNSGGRIACSVVSRG; the protein is encoded by the coding sequence ATGCGCAAACCGAACGGATTTATCCTCGCCCTTGCCGCCACGCCCCTGTTTGCCGCCTGTGCGACAATCGGCGGCCCAAGGACAGAGCAGGTTGCCGCTGCGGGCTTGCTGACCGCAAATGGCACCAGCGTCGGCGAAGCGCGATTCATGCGAACGGGTGACAGGCTGGAAATGCTGGTTTCTGCTTATGGCCTTCCGCCCGGCCCCCATGGGATCCACCTGCACACAACCGGCTCCTGTGTTGCGCCAGGATTTACATCGGCGGGCGGGCACCTCAATCCCGGTGGCAGCAGGCACGGCATGAACAATCCGCGGGGCCGCCACCTGGGCGACCTGCCGAACCTTGAGGTGGGTCATGACGGATCTGGCCGCCTCACTGTTCCATTGCCCGGACCGGCCGACGCAATCGAGGCCGACCTGTTCGATGCCGATGGAACAGCCGTGGTGATCCACGCTGGCCCCGACGATTATCGCACCGACCCCAGCGGGAACAGCGGCGGCCGCATTGCCTGCAGTGTGGTGTCGCGCGGCTGA